ACAAGAAGCCCAGAACCACTGTCGCAATAAGCCAACGGACCAGCTTTGGCCGGTCGCCCGCCCGCAAAGCGTGGTGGGCAATCGTGACTGTTGCACCCGATGTTAAAAGAATCATCGTATTTAAAAACGGTAAGTGCCATGTATCCAGCGGTACAATCCCTTCGGGCGGCCATTGAGTTTGTGCAGCAAAACTCAGAAACGGGACACTGCTGTTGAAATAGGCCCAGAAGAAAGCGAAGAAAAACATGACCTCGGAGGTGATAAAAAAGACCATGCCCATTCGCAAACCGGTTTGAACAACTGGGGTATGATCGATGCCGCCTTCAGCTTCTTTAACCACATCACGCCACCACCCATACATGCAATAAAGAACGATAGCTAAGCCCGCCAGAAAGCCCCACAAAGGCCCTTCCTGCATATACCAAATCCCACCAATCGCCATGCAAAAAGCACCGATGGTCCCGACCATAGGCCAAGGACTTGGCTCTACCATATGCCAGGGGTGTGTTTTTGTTTCACTCGCCATTAATTTTACTCCGCTCGAATTTTCTTAAACTTACGATACCTAACCATTATTGGTTGGCTTTGATTTTTCCTTCGTCATTAAAGACTTAACCGTCTTTTTCGATATTGCTTCTTTCTGCACGTCTTCTGGAGCCCGATAAAAAGTATAGGACAATGTGATTGTCTTTACTTCCTTGGTGGTCGGGTTATCAAATATTTCCGGATCAACGTAGAATGAAACCGGCATCGGCACCTCTTCGCCGGGCTGAAGCAATTGCTCTGAAAAACAAAAGCAATCAACCTTATTAAAATAAGGTCCCGTCTTGAAAGGCGTTACATTGAACGTAGCATTACCGACCACGGCCTCTGTTCCCATATTCTTCGCCGTATAATGGGCTAATACTTCTTCCCCAACCCGGACCTTCATTTCCTGCTGCACCGGCTTAAACCGCCACGGCAGGGCTGAATTCACATTGGCATCGAACCGGACAGTAATGATCCGGCCCTGACTGCTTCCAATCGTTTTTACTGGAGCAGCCGCCACGCGGGTGGTCCCGCCGTAACCCGTTACTTGGCAAAACAATTGATAAAGCGGCACCGAGGCATAGGCGAGCCCAACCATTCCTCCAACGATGGAGAACAACACAATCGCCATGCGGCGGTTTTTGTTGCTGG
The window above is part of the Rhodospirillaceae bacterium genome. Proteins encoded here:
- a CDS encoding cytochrome c oxidase subunit 3, giving the protein MASETKTHPWHMVEPSPWPMVGTIGAFCMAIGGIWYMQEGPLWGFLAGLAIVLYCMYGWWRDVVKEAEGGIDHTPVVQTGLRMGMVFFITSEVMFFFAFFWAYFNSSVPFLSFAAQTQWPPEGIVPLDTWHLPFLNTMILLTSGATVTIAHHALRAGDRPKLVRWLIATVVLGFLFLGTQAYEYGHAAFKITDGIYPSTFYLATGFHGFHVLVGACFLLVCTIRASKGHFTPEQHIGFEAAAWYWHFVDVVWLFLFCWVYWWGSAGYNFG
- a CDS encoding cytochrome c oxidase assembly protein; the encoded protein is MSKASNKNRRMAIVLFSIVGGMVGLAYASVPLYQLFCQVTGYGGTTRVAAAPVKTIGSSQGRIITVRFDANVNSALPWRFKPVQQEMKVRVGEEVLAHYTAKNMGTEAVVGNATFNVTPFKTGPYFNKVDCFCFSEQLLQPGEEVPMPVSFYVDPEIFDNPTTKEVKTITLSYTFYRAPEDVQKEAISKKTVKSLMTKEKSKPTNNG